A genomic window from Streptomyces sp. NBC_01429 includes:
- a CDS encoding 2OG-Fe(II) oxygenase family protein has product MIPHIQLPGHAAGWTAKDRAEVASGLGADLRFRGFVFVHNHGVPADLVAEVYAETRRFYQLPQAEKSRYDATEHSQFLGYRGLGRERSRTHGGTEACEQYRIGNTTGELPLSVSADFCHAPFVTSLELFGHLTRLGDAVLAACALDLGLEEDAFSPYLAQGPLHRLGLNHYGAISSSGPGSTAGAMSPHIDLSLLTILDQDEPGLEVRDADGHWLEVPTVPGALFLFLGDYVQRWSNGRHRAAPHRVRRVHRDRMSIQYKHRPDYGVVVQPLDAFTSPAEPPAYAPLNTGPEYVAVLRSLLGR; this is encoded by the coding sequence CAGAGGTCGCTTCCGGTCTGGGCGCGGACTTACGGTTCAGAGGGTTCGTCTTCGTCCACAACCACGGCGTCCCAGCCGATCTGGTCGCAGAGGTCTATGCGGAGACGCGGCGGTTCTACCAACTGCCCCAGGCGGAGAAGAGCAGGTACGACGCCACTGAGCATTCCCAGTTCCTGGGGTACCGCGGGCTCGGCAGAGAACGCAGCCGCACCCACGGAGGCACCGAGGCGTGCGAGCAGTACCGGATCGGCAACACCACCGGCGAACTCCCCCTTTCCGTGTCCGCGGACTTCTGTCACGCACCGTTCGTGACATCGCTGGAGCTCTTCGGCCACCTGACGCGGCTGGGCGACGCCGTCCTCGCCGCCTGCGCCCTGGACCTGGGGCTCGAGGAAGACGCGTTCTCCCCCTACCTCGCGCAGGGCCCGCTGCACCGGCTGGGCCTCAACCACTACGGTGCGATCAGCTCCTCCGGCCCCGGCTCCACAGCGGGTGCGATGTCCCCGCACATCGACCTGTCCCTGCTCACCATCCTGGATCAGGACGAACCGGGCCTGGAGGTCCGCGATGCCGACGGGCACTGGCTGGAGGTCCCCACCGTTCCCGGCGCGCTGTTCCTCTTCCTCGGCGACTACGTACAGCGATGGTCCAACGGGCGCCACCGGGCAGCCCCGCACCGTGTCAGAAGAGTGCATCGCGACCGGATGTCGATCCAGTACAAACACCGGCCCGATTACGGCGTCGTCGTCCAGCCCCTGGACGCTTTCACCAGTCCGGCAGAGCCTCCTGCCTATGCGCCGCTGAATACCGGCCCCGAATACGTAGCCGTGCTGAGATCCCTTCTCGGCAGGTGA
- a CDS encoding chorismate-binding protein → MQFHPESICTEHGARLVANFRDLALAGRDSGTGPYEGRAGAVPAPADDFAYYRRLRRLNPAPYAALLRLGDLVVFSSSPGRFLKVDAARTVEAKPIKGTAPRHPDPDTDEATRRALRTDPRTRAENLMIVDLLRNDLGQICEIGTVTVPSLMAVESYSGVIGFVGYTGTADLSITIRTAVSHDGELTIGAGGAIVLDSDPEAEYEEMLLKAQTTLRALPTQTYAHGEPGGR, encoded by the coding sequence GTGCAGTTCCACCCGGAGTCGATCTGTACGGAGCACGGCGCCCGCCTCGTGGCCAACTTCCGGGACCTGGCACTGGCTGGGCGCGACAGCGGCACGGGCCCGTACGAGGGCCGGGCCGGCGCCGTGCCCGCACCGGCCGACGACTTCGCCTACTACCGGCGCCTGCGGCGGCTCAACCCCGCCCCCTACGCCGCGCTGCTGCGCCTCGGCGACCTCGTGGTGTTCAGCTCCTCGCCCGGGCGGTTCCTCAAGGTGGACGCCGCCCGTACGGTGGAGGCGAAGCCGATCAAGGGCACGGCCCCCCGGCACCCGGACCCGGACACCGACGAGGCCACGCGCCGCGCCCTGCGCACGGACCCCAGGACGCGCGCCGAGAACCTGATGATCGTGGACCTGCTCCGCAACGACCTCGGGCAGATCTGCGAGATCGGCACCGTCACCGTCCCCTCGCTCATGGCGGTGGAGTCCTACTCCGGCGTCATCGGCTTCGTCGGCTACACGGGCACGGCGGACCTGAGCATCACCATCCGCACCGCCGTCAGCCACGACGGCGAACTGACCATCGGCGCGGGCGGCGCCATCGTCCTCGACTCCGACCCGGAGGCCGAGTACGAGGAAATGCTCCTCAAGGCCCAGACCACCCTGCGCGCACTGCCGACGCAGACGTACGCGCACGGGGAGCCCGGCGGGCGGTGA
- a CDS encoding alpha/beta hydrolase → MPLQRRFPHRVIGVGIAEQHVVTMAAGLSMGGVHPVVAIYSTFVLDRSGVICSPEAFVEDFSAAVDFLGVHPLVDHERIGAIGVCGSGGFALSAAQVDPRMKAVATVSMYDMGRDRRQGLGDTMSEADRRKALRDIAAQRWSRAKSRALPRHCPAQGPSGPPSRPVVGPPRPAAGPPGPPPYDASRASRRRPARMSAGGYRTHGRERTQRAAGLVRPDPSRRRGSPGSGRRL, encoded by the coding sequence GTGCCGCTCCAGCGCAGGTTTCCGCACCGGGTGATCGGCGTCGGCATCGCCGAGCAGCACGTGGTCACGATGGCCGCCGGGCTGTCCATGGGCGGCGTGCACCCGGTGGTGGCCATCTACTCCACGTTCGTCCTCGACCGGTCCGGGGTGATCTGCTCTCCTGAAGCGTTCGTCGAGGACTTCAGTGCCGCCGTCGACTTCCTCGGCGTGCACCCGCTCGTGGACCACGAGCGCATCGGTGCCATCGGTGTCTGTGGCAGCGGCGGCTTCGCGCTGAGCGCAGCGCAGGTCGACCCTCGGATGAAGGCCGTCGCCACGGTCAGCATGTACGACATGGGCCGTGACCGCCGTCAGGGCCTGGGCGACACGATGTCCGAGGCCGATCGCCGCAAGGCCCTCCGGGACATCGCCGCGCAGCGGTGGAGCCGAGCAAAGTCCCGGGCACTGCCGAGGCACTGTCCGGCACAAGGCCCCAGCGGGCCACCAAGCCGTCCGGTAGTCGGTCCCCCCCGTCCGGCTGCCGGACCTCCAGGGCCGCCGCCGTACGACGCTTCCCGGGCGTCGCGGCGGCGGCCCGCCCGCATGTCCGCGGGCGGCTACCGCACTCACGGCCGGGAACGGACTCAACGTGCTGCTGGGCTCGTTCGTCCCGATCCCTCCCGTCGGCGGGGGTCTCCGGGGTCAGGCAGGCGTCTGTGA
- a CDS encoding cyclophilin-like fold protein, with translation MLPLTLDLEDFQQTERIAGLPHGLTTSGAPEPAVPKAGDLTYYAPWGNLARFYRDGDSAYADLLILGDIDADTDRIAEADRHTIEAAS, from the coding sequence CTGCTTCCGCTCACACTGGACTTGGAGGACTTCCAGCAGACGGAGCGGATCGCCGGCCTGCCGCACGGGCTGACCACCTCCGGCGCTCCCGAGCCGGCAGTGCCCAAGGCCGGCGACCTGACCTACTACGCGCCCTGGGGCAACCTGGCCCGCTTCTACCGCGACGGCGACTCCGCCTACGCCGACCTGCTCATCCTCGGCGACATCGACGCCGACACCGACCGGATTGCCGAGGCCGACCGCCACACCATCGAAGCCGCCTCCTGA
- a CDS encoding non-reducing end alpha-L-arabinofuranosidase family hydrolase: protein MWARTSASTSPAPPTAPRYRSGTATAAATRSGPRSEDSPRVYRAWTSPSLDGAWTQIANPFAGLTNVTFPNGQWTNDVSHGELIRTGYDQTMEIDPCDLRLLYQGVDPGSTNVPYSQLPYQLGLLTQTNPC, encoded by the coding sequence CTGTGGGCGCGAACAAGTGCCTCGACGTCGCCGGCGCCGCCAACGGCGCCAAGGTACAGATCCGGGACTGCAACGGCGGCGGCAACCAGAAGTGGACCAAGGTCTGAGGACAGCCCTCGCGTCTACCGGGCCTGGACCTCGCCCAGCCTGGACGGAGCCTGGACGCAGATCGCGAACCCGTTCGCCGGACTGACCAATGTGACCTTCCCCAACGGACAGTGGACCAATGACGTCAGCCACGGGGAACTGATCCGCACCGGGTACGACCAGACCATGGAGATCGATCCCTGCGACTTGCGACTTCTCTACCAGGGCGTGGATCCGGGATCCACCAACGTGCCGTATTCACAACTGCCTTACCAACTGGGCCTGCTCACCCAGACCAACCCCTGCTGA
- a CDS encoding ricin-type beta-trefoil lectin domain protein has product MRKFLRFALSAVVVVAALPISLSAAPSPAQALENNLARTPQMGWNDWNSFGCDVNETLVRQTADVMVSSGMAAAGYQYVNIDDCWSEWNRDGNGSLVEDHNKFPSGMKALADYVHGKGLKLGIYSSAGTVTCQGYPASLGYEQRDANTWASWGIDYLKYDNCGDHQGRSGQDRYTAMRDALANTGRPILFAICNWGEDDVNQWGPATGNSWRTTWDIEGNWNSVMGILDAQPGWAGLSKPGAWNDPDMLEVGNGLSDTESRAHFSLWALLNAPLLAGNDLRTMSEATRSTLTNTEVIAVNQDWGGRQGNRIADYGDTEIWTKPMANGSMAVVLLNRGSGTSTISTSASQIGLGSASSYSVRDLWAHTTNSTSGTISASVPSHGAAMYIVTGGGVSDPGTSFGLRGQDSGRCLDITGASQVNGALAEIWDCHGGANQSFTSTSAGELRVYNNTKCLDVYDNGTASGTAVEIWDCNGQSNQQFGVNSDGTTTAVGANKCLDVAGAANGAKVQIRDCNGGGNQKWTKV; this is encoded by the coding sequence GTGCGCAAGTTCTTGCGATTCGCGCTTTCGGCCGTCGTGGTCGTGGCCGCGTTACCGATCTCGCTGTCCGCCGCCCCGTCGCCGGCTCAGGCCCTGGAGAACAACCTGGCCCGCACGCCGCAGATGGGGTGGAACGACTGGAACAGCTTCGGCTGCGACGTCAACGAGACCCTGGTCCGGCAGACCGCGGACGTGATGGTGTCCAGCGGCATGGCCGCGGCCGGCTACCAGTACGTCAACATCGACGACTGTTGGTCGGAGTGGAACCGGGACGGCAACGGCAGTCTGGTGGAGGACCACAACAAGTTCCCCAGCGGCATGAAGGCACTCGCCGACTACGTGCACGGCAAGGGGTTGAAGCTGGGCATCTACTCGTCGGCCGGCACGGTGACGTGCCAGGGGTACCCGGCGAGCCTGGGCTACGAGCAGCGGGACGCGAACACGTGGGCGTCGTGGGGGATCGACTACCTGAAGTACGACAACTGTGGTGATCACCAGGGTCGCAGCGGTCAGGACCGCTACACAGCGATGCGTGACGCCCTGGCGAACACCGGTCGGCCGATCCTGTTCGCGATCTGCAACTGGGGTGAGGACGACGTCAACCAGTGGGGACCGGCGACCGGCAACTCGTGGCGCACCACGTGGGACATCGAGGGCAACTGGAACTCGGTGATGGGTATTCTCGATGCCCAGCCAGGGTGGGCCGGCCTCTCCAAGCCGGGGGCCTGGAACGACCCGGACATGCTGGAGGTCGGCAACGGCCTGTCCGACACCGAGTCCCGGGCGCACTTCAGCCTGTGGGCGCTGCTCAACGCGCCGCTGCTGGCCGGCAACGACCTGCGCACCATGAGCGAAGCCACGCGTTCGACCCTGACCAACACCGAGGTCATCGCGGTCAACCAGGACTGGGGCGGCCGGCAGGGCAACCGGATCGCCGACTACGGCGACACGGAGATCTGGACCAAGCCGATGGCCAACGGGTCCATGGCTGTCGTGCTGCTCAACCGCGGCAGCGGCACGAGCACGATCAGTACCTCCGCCTCCCAGATAGGCCTCGGGTCGGCGTCGAGCTACTCGGTTCGTGACCTGTGGGCACACACCACCAACTCCACCAGCGGCACCATCAGCGCGTCGGTGCCCAGTCACGGGGCCGCGATGTACATCGTCACCGGCGGCGGCGTGAGCGACCCCGGTACGTCGTTCGGGCTGCGCGGGCAGGATTCGGGGCGGTGCCTGGACATCACCGGTGCGTCGCAGGTCAACGGTGCGTTGGCCGAGATCTGGGACTGCCACGGCGGGGCGAACCAGTCGTTCACCTCGACCTCGGCCGGGGAGTTGCGGGTTTACAACAACACCAAGTGCCTGGACGTGTACGACAACGGCACGGCCAGTGGCACGGCGGTGGAGATCTGGGACTGCAACGGTCAGAGCAACCAGCAGTTCGGGGTCAACAGTGACGGCACCACTACCGCTGTGGGCGCGAACAAGTGCCTCGACGTCGCCGGCGCCGCCAACGGCGCCAAGGTACAGATCCGGGACTGCAACGGCGGCGGCAACCAGAAGTGGACCAAGGTCTGA
- a CDS encoding SRPBCC family protein, translating to MSVIEGAVDVEVPVRMAYNQWTQFECFPRFMRGVRRVDRSRSAMTHWVTGFGGVTREFDAEITEQRPDDRVVWRTVGPPRLTGSVCFLPLGESRCRVTLRIDFAPRGAVERAGDALGVVRRQVHADLRRFKEYIEGQGRETGRWRGTISDGRVKPDSDRLPPPVPNWPSG from the coding sequence ATGAGCGTCATCGAAGGCGCTGTCGATGTCGAGGTTCCGGTCCGTATGGCCTACAACCAGTGGACCCAGTTCGAGTGTTTTCCCCGGTTCATGCGGGGAGTGCGGCGGGTGGATCGGTCACGTTCCGCCATGACGCACTGGGTGACCGGGTTCGGCGGTGTGACCCGCGAGTTCGACGCGGAGATCACCGAGCAGCGCCCCGACGACCGAGTGGTGTGGCGCACGGTGGGCCCGCCCCGGCTGACCGGTTCGGTGTGTTTCCTGCCGTTGGGGGAGAGCCGCTGCCGGGTCACCCTCCGCATCGATTTCGCCCCGCGCGGCGCCGTCGAACGCGCCGGGGACGCCCTGGGCGTGGTCCGCAGGCAGGTCCACGCGGATCTCCGGCGCTTCAAGGAGTACATCGAGGGCCAGGGCCGGGAGACCGGGCGGTGGCGGGGCACCATCAGCGACGGCCGTGTCAAACCGGACTCCGACCGTCTGCCGCCGCCGGTGCCGAACTGGCCGAGCGGCTGA
- a CDS encoding FdhF/YdeP family oxidoreductase produces MRESSGDPGGEQARTTPPKTWAAGVPAVAHAIEYSLAETSPRRTALNLLDINQTKGFDCPGCAWPDPAPGRRHTNEYCENGAKHANDDATTRRVTPAFFQRHSVSELARASDRWLNQQGRLTHPMVKRPGADHYEPISWHAALELIADELRAMDSPDEAIFYTSGRAGNEPAFVLQLFARALGTNNLPDCSNMCHESSGAALHETLGIGKGDVSLLDIHHADLVLTVGQNPGSNHPRMLSALEETKRGGGHIVAVNPLPEAGLMRFKNPQKPRGVIGRGTTIADQFLQIRLGGDLALFQALNLLLLEAEDAAPGTVLARDFIDHHTSGFEEFAAHIRTTVSWPDVLAATGLARSQIEELRDRVLASERVVVCWAMGLTQQKHGVSTIRELVNFQLLRGNIGRPGAGVCPVRGHSNVQGDRTMGIWEQMPQEFLDALEREFSFTPPAHHGLDTVDSIRAMLAGRAKVFLGLAGNFVRAAPDSDLTEEGMRRCRLTAHISTKLNRSHTVCGDTALILPTLGRSERDSQSGEEQFITVEDSMSQVHASSGRLEPASSHLLSEVAILSRLARRTLGDQVPVPWEDFEADYDHIRDRIARVVPGFENFNTRVRKPGGFGLPNPVNEGVFPTPGGKALFTRNGFEALSAPEGHLLLQTLRSHDQWNTVPYTTDDRYRGIHGSRRIVLVHPADLRALGLKDAARVDVVSVWQDGTERRAEDFRLVSYPTTPGCAAAYYPEANVLVPLDSVADTSNTPTSKGIVVRLEPRE; encoded by the coding sequence GTGCGCGAATCATCGGGTGACCCGGGCGGCGAGCAGGCGAGAACAACTCCCCCGAAGACCTGGGCGGCCGGCGTCCCGGCGGTCGCCCACGCGATCGAGTACTCCCTCGCCGAGACATCGCCCCGCCGTACGGCACTGAACCTGCTCGACATCAACCAGACCAAGGGCTTCGACTGCCCGGGCTGCGCCTGGCCCGACCCCGCGCCGGGCCGGCGCCACACGAACGAGTACTGCGAGAACGGCGCCAAGCACGCCAACGACGACGCCACCACGCGGCGCGTCACCCCCGCGTTCTTCCAACGGCATTCCGTCTCCGAACTGGCACGCGCCTCGGACCGGTGGCTGAACCAGCAGGGACGGCTCACGCACCCCATGGTGAAGCGGCCGGGGGCCGACCACTACGAGCCGATCAGCTGGCACGCCGCCCTGGAGCTGATCGCCGACGAGCTACGGGCCATGGACTCCCCCGACGAGGCGATCTTCTACACCTCGGGCCGGGCCGGGAACGAGCCCGCCTTCGTCCTCCAGCTCTTCGCCCGAGCCCTGGGGACCAACAACCTGCCGGACTGTTCCAACATGTGTCACGAGTCGAGCGGAGCGGCGCTGCACGAGACGCTGGGCATCGGCAAGGGCGACGTGAGCCTGCTGGACATCCACCACGCGGATCTCGTGCTCACCGTCGGGCAGAACCCCGGCAGCAACCATCCCCGGATGCTCTCCGCGCTGGAGGAGACCAAACGCGGGGGCGGTCACATCGTGGCCGTCAACCCGCTCCCCGAAGCGGGCCTCATGCGCTTCAAGAACCCGCAGAAACCACGCGGGGTGATCGGCCGGGGCACCACCATCGCCGACCAGTTCCTCCAGATCCGCCTCGGTGGCGATCTCGCCCTCTTCCAGGCCCTGAACCTGCTCCTGCTGGAGGCCGAGGACGCCGCGCCGGGGACGGTGCTCGCCCGGGACTTCATCGACCACCACACCAGCGGGTTCGAAGAGTTCGCCGCCCACATCCGCACCACCGTCTCCTGGCCGGACGTCCTGGCCGCCACCGGCCTGGCCCGGAGCCAGATCGAGGAGTTGCGCGACCGGGTCCTGGCCAGCGAACGCGTCGTCGTCTGCTGGGCGATGGGACTCACCCAGCAGAAGCACGGAGTGTCCACCATCCGCGAGCTGGTGAACTTTCAACTGCTGCGGGGGAACATCGGCCGGCCGGGCGCCGGAGTCTGCCCCGTACGCGGACACAGCAACGTCCAGGGCGACCGCACCATGGGCATCTGGGAGCAGATGCCCCAGGAGTTCCTGGACGCCCTCGAACGCGAGTTCTCCTTCACCCCGCCCGCCCACCACGGTCTGGACACGGTGGACTCCATCCGGGCCATGCTGGCAGGCCGGGCCAAGGTCTTCCTCGGCCTCGCGGGCAACTTCGTACGGGCCGCCCCCGACAGCGACCTCACCGAAGAGGGGATGCGCCGCTGCCGCCTCACCGCGCACATCTCCACCAAGCTCAACCGCTCCCACACCGTCTGCGGCGACACCGCGCTGATCCTGCCGACCCTCGGCCGCAGCGAGAGGGACAGCCAGAGCGGCGAGGAGCAGTTCATCACCGTCGAGGACTCCATGAGCCAGGTGCACGCCTCGTCCGGGCGTCTGGAGCCGGCGTCCAGCCACCTGCTCAGCGAGGTCGCCATCCTCAGCAGGCTGGCGCGCCGGACACTGGGCGACCAGGTGCCCGTGCCCTGGGAGGACTTCGAGGCGGACTACGACCATATCCGGGACCGCATCGCACGCGTCGTCCCCGGCTTCGAGAACTTCAACACCAGAGTGCGCAAGCCGGGCGGCTTCGGCCTGCCGAACCCGGTGAACGAAGGCGTCTTCCCCACCCCCGGCGGCAAGGCGCTGTTCACCCGCAACGGCTTCGAGGCACTGAGCGCCCCCGAAGGCCATCTCCTGCTACAGACGCTGCGCTCCCACGACCAGTGGAACACCGTGCCCTACACCACCGACGACCGGTACCGAGGCATCCACGGCTCACGCCGCATCGTGCTCGTCCACCCCGCGGACCTGCGCGCCCTCGGGCTGAAGGACGCCGCCCGGGTGGACGTGGTCAGTGTCTGGCAGGACGGCACCGAACGCCGCGCCGAGGACTTCCGGCTGGTCTCCTACCCCACGACCCCCGGCTGCGCCGCCGCCTACTACCCGGAGGCCAACGTCCTCGTTCCGCTGGACAGCGTGGCCGACACCAGCAACACGCCGACCTCCAAAGGCATCGTCGTCCGCCTGGAACCACGGGAATGA
- a CDS encoding aldo/keto reductase translates to MPAIPDITLNNGVKIPQLGFGTFQIPPEETRETTLTALETGYRHIDTAEMYGNEKEVGQAVRDSGLDRADVFVTSKLDNDAHPYDDALRAFDGTMTQLGLEYLDLFLIHWPLPGSGDFVETWNALEQIYRSGRVKAIGVSNFQPHHLRRLLENSTVVPAVNQIEVHPYLTQDSVRSFGAEHDIATEAWSPIAQGKVLGDPTITRIAERVGRSAAQVTLRWHVQRGDIVFPKSVTRKRIEENFALFDFELTESDVGEISALNRDERTGFDPDRFNG, encoded by the coding sequence GTGCCGGCGATACCTGACATCACCCTCAACAACGGTGTGAAAATCCCCCAGCTCGGCTTCGGGACCTTCCAGATTCCGCCGGAAGAGACCCGTGAGACCACCCTGACGGCCCTGGAGACCGGCTACCGGCACATCGACACGGCGGAGATGTACGGCAACGAGAAGGAGGTCGGCCAGGCGGTCAGGGACTCCGGTCTCGACCGCGCCGACGTCTTCGTCACCAGCAAACTGGACAACGACGCGCACCCGTACGACGACGCCCTGCGGGCGTTCGACGGGACCATGACGCAACTCGGTCTGGAATATCTGGACCTCTTCCTCATCCACTGGCCCCTGCCGGGTTCGGGTGACTTCGTGGAGACCTGGAACGCCCTGGAGCAGATCTACCGCTCCGGGCGGGTCAAGGCGATCGGGGTCTCCAACTTCCAGCCGCACCACCTGCGTCGGCTGCTGGAGAACAGCACGGTGGTGCCCGCCGTCAACCAGATCGAGGTGCACCCGTACCTGACCCAGGATTCCGTCAGGTCCTTCGGCGCCGAACACGACATCGCCACGGAGGCGTGGTCGCCCATCGCGCAGGGCAAAGTGCTCGGAGACCCGACCATCACCCGCATCGCGGAGCGGGTGGGCAGGTCGGCCGCGCAGGTGACCCTGCGCTGGCACGTGCAGCGTGGCGACATCGTCTTCCCCAAGTCCGTCACGCGGAAGCGGATCGAGGAGAACTTCGCACTCTTCGACTTCGAACTCACCGAGAGTGATGTCGGTGAGATATCGGCCCTCAACCGCGACGAGCGCACCGGGTTCGACCCGGACAGGTTCAACGGCTGA
- a CDS encoding TetR/AcrR family transcriptional regulator, giving the protein MARSASAMRGLILESALRQFAVQGFRGTSLQDIASDAGCSKALLLYHFSSKETICTELLTPARDALATLLDQVAAVEGESRVEMTVTGYVDLALRFSREIRLLFEDIAEMSRHDALNVMELADRLLDALSGGSHQPPARVAAWMVMGAVFITSASDKEVAPDDVLRAEMIRSALRALHHTPS; this is encoded by the coding sequence ATGGCACGATCCGCCTCCGCGATGCGCGGCCTGATCCTGGAATCGGCTCTACGACAGTTCGCCGTACAGGGCTTCCGAGGTACCTCGTTGCAGGACATCGCCTCCGACGCCGGCTGCTCAAAGGCTTTGCTCCTGTACCACTTCTCCAGCAAGGAAACGATCTGTACCGAGCTGCTGACGCCGGCCCGGGACGCCCTCGCCACCCTGCTCGACCAAGTGGCCGCCGTGGAGGGCGAGTCGCGAGTGGAGATGACCGTCACCGGATACGTCGACCTCGCCCTGCGGTTCAGCCGTGAGATCCGGCTCCTCTTCGAGGACATCGCCGAGATGTCCCGTCACGATGCCCTGAACGTCATGGAACTGGCGGACAGGCTGCTCGACGCGCTGTCCGGCGGTTCGCACCAGCCACCGGCCCGGGTGGCCGCGTGGATGGTGATGGGCGCCGTCTTCATCACGAGCGCCAGCGACAAGGAAGTGGCGCCGGACGATGTCCTGCGCGCCGAAATGATCCGCAGTGCGCTGCGGGCTCTGCACCACACCCCCAGCTGA